The Kordia sp. SMS9 DNA window AATTGGTATAAATTACAAACCAATTAGAAAATTTAATTGCAAACGTTTTAAAAAAAACATAAAAGTTTAGTAGACAATCTAAAAATTACAAAAAAAATGGAGCTAGTAGTCGGAATTGATATCGGAGGTACTAAAACAAAAATTGGACTTGTGGATGCACAGGGGAATAGTGACTTCAACACATTTTTTAGAACAAAAGAATATCCTGACTTTCAGAATTATTTAGCACAGATTGTTGCTTCCATAGACGAACTTATCGCACAACTTACCACACCATATCACATGGTTGGCGTTGGAATTGGTGCGCCAAATGCGTCCAGTAAAAGAGGAACTATTGAACATGCTGCCAATTTGCCATGGAAAGGAAGTGTTCCACTTGTAGACGAATTAAAAAAACATATAGATCTACCAATAAAATTAATGAATGATGCCAGTGCCGCTGCGTTGGGCGAAATGCTGTTTGGAAATGCCAAAGGAATGAACGATTTCATTGTCATTACCTTAGGGACAGGTTTGGGTTCAGGAATTGTGGCGAATGGACAATTGATTGAAGGCTTTGATGGTTTTGCAGGAGAATTGGGACATTTTGATCTTACCTTTGGTGATGGAAGACTCACAGGATTAGGAGTTGATGGAGGTTTGGAAGCCTATGTGTCTGCTACAGGATTAAAACGAACTATTATGTATATGCTCAGCAAACACATGGATAAAAGTAGATTTAGAGCAATTGCTTATAATGATTTGCATGGAGAAGACATTACCAAAGCAGCAGAAGAAGGAGATGCAATTGCTATAAAAGCATTTGAATATACGAGCAAAATTTTAGGTCACGCATTGGCAAATTTTGTAACCTTTACGCAACCAGAAGCCATTTTTCTTTTGGGTGGACTCACAAGTAGTGGCAAGTGGATTTTTGATACGACAAAACAATACATGGAAAAGCATCTGTTAAAAGTATACCAAGGAAAAGTAAAACTACTTTCTTCCGGAATGCATGGTAAAAATGCAGCCATTCTTGGCGCAGCTTCTTTAATATGGAATGAGCAATAAATGTTGAATCCTGATCTTATACCAATTTTATAGTAGAATTGGTATTACTTACAATCCGATACTATTTACTGAAGATATCGTTACTTTTTAAAAGTTGAAAATACTAAAACATCTCATTTTAAAGTTATTATAATTAAGAACCTTTCAGCATCAATTTCACGGAAAGAATGTATGTTTTGAGAAAATTCATTTTTTATACAATCTTACTGATTTTATGATTGTTTTTCACCTTATAAAATAGTGTAGAAAAATAAAAAACAGTATAATTGTATATTTAAAAACTAAAACATTATTTCGAACTATTTCTCCCCCTAGAAATAATTAATTTAGAGAGTATCTTGTAAGTAAGAAAATCTTACTTTTTAAACATCGACAGAAGATTATGAGTTTCAAAATCGCAAGTGTTGCGGTATAGAGCATGTTTCTATCTCGATTTTAAATACTTACTAAAGCACAAAATATTTTTCGAATTGAACAATATTAAACAGAAAATAGCGTCAGATTATTGGTTGAAAAAAATCAATAATAGTTCAAAAGTACATACAAATTCCATGGGAAGTGGTATGATGGAAAAGTCACACGTTGAAACTGGTGAACTGTCCTATTTTAAGCAGCTAACCAATGCAAATCCTATAGCAGAATATACAATCTTGTTGAGTGTGTATGCAGCGTTATTAAATCGCTACTTTGAAGCAGGAAACTTGATATATTCATCCAAACTAGGCGCAGATAATTTAAATTTATTAGTAGACAATCATCCTGTAAAAGATGCTACTATTAAAACATATCTTCAAACCATAAAAAAGGAAGTACAAGAAGTGTATAAGTTTGCGGATCATGCAAATCAACTCATAAATAATTATCCTTTTGAAGCGTATGCAACCTATGGTTTTTTATACAATACTTCAGCCAAAAAAATAGCCACTCCTTTTTGTCTTTGTGTTGATAAAAATATGGAAGGATGGAGCCTAACTATTTCCTTTGATCCAAATTTTGTAAGTCCAACTTTTGCGAAGCATTTTGTGCAGACTTTTCAAAGATGGTTAACTTCCTTAAAAACCATTCTCGATACAAAAATTACAGAAATATCTATTGTAACAAAAGCAGAAGCTCAACAGTTACTTCATGACTTTAATGCAACGGAATTGGCTTTTCCAACAGATGAAACCTTGATTGATTTGTTTGAACAACAAGTTAAAAAAACACCCAATGCTATTGCTGTGGTGTACAAGGAAGTTTCCTTAACGTACAAAGTGCTGAATGAAAAAGTACATCAACTTGCTTACTTTTTGATCAACGATAAAAATGTTGCTCAGGGTGATTATGTGGGAATCAAATTGGAAAGAAATCAACACTTACTCATTGCAATTTTAGCAGCATTAAAAGCAGGTGCCACCTATGTGCCGATAGATGTGACTTATCCTAAAGATCGCATTGATTACATAGAAAAAGACAGTCAATGCAAATGTATTATTGATGCAGCTATGTATGATGACTTTTTGAACAAAACGTCAACGAGACATACAAAATTCAACATACAAAATCGTTCTTCGGAAAGTATAGCGTATATCATTTATACCTCTGGAACCACAGGAAATCCAAAAGGTGTCATGATTTCCAACCGAAATGCCGTCGCACTTATCTATTGGGCGAAAAAAGAATTTGCTCTCGATAAGTTTGATGTCGTATATGCTGTGACATCGCATTGTTTTGATTTGTCTATCTACGAATTGTTTTTTCCATTGGCAACAGGAAAGAAAATTCGAATACTAAAAAATGCACTTGCGATTGAAGAAGCTATTTCACAAGATAAAAAAGTGCTCATAAACACAGTGCCTTCAAGCATTCGAAATTTAATTACAAATAGCACTTTCATACAAAATACAAGCATGATCAATCTTGCAGGAGAACCGTTTCCTGTAGATGTAGCCAATGCACTCAAAAATACTGCTGTAGCGGTTCGAAATCTATACGGACCGTCGGAAGATACTACGTATAGTACGTTTTATAAAATTCAACCCAAAAAAACGTATCAACACAGCATTCCTATTGGGAAACCTGTGGCAAACACACAAGCGTACATTTTAGATGATCACTTGCAGTTAGTGCCTATTGGAATGTACGGAAAACTCTATCTATCTGGAGAAGGATTGGCAAAAGGATACTTACACAAACCAGCTTTGACTGCTGAAAAATTCATTGAAAATCCGTTTGTGGAGAATGCAAAAATGTATGATACAGGCGATGTGGTAAAATGGACGTCAGATGGCAATATCGAATTTTTAGGAAGAAAAGACTATCAAGTCAAACTGCGAGGTTATCGTATTGAATTGGGTGAAATAGAAAATACGATTCGTACGTTTTCTGAAAATATAGTAGAAGCAGTTGCGATTGTAAAAAATGAAAACCTGATTGTTTTCTATGAAGAAAAAGCAATCGAATCACGTGCCGAATTAATCGCTTTTCTAAAAAAGAAACTGCCGGCATACATGCAACCAAATGCTTTTGTGCGACTGCCCAAAATTCCTTTAACTCCGAACGGAAAAACAGACCGAAAGCAATTAATGGAATTCAGTGTCGATTTCCAAGCGGAAAGTGAATATGTAGCTCCTGAAAATGAAATTCAACAAGAATTGGTGCGCATTTGGCAAGAAACACTCAGCCTTCAAAAAATTGGAATTGATGATCATTTTTTCGAACTCGGCGGACAAAGTTTACTGATCATTCAAATTGTCAATAAAATTTACAAACAACTTCACAAAACGATCAGTTACGAGAATTTCGCTGGAAATCCAACCATTCGTGCCATTAGCAATTTGCTAACGGAAAAGCAATTTCAACCGATTGCCAAAGTAGCTTTACAAGAAAACTACGCGGTAACCGCTGCGCAACATCGAATTTGGATATTAAGTCAGTTAGAAGGTGGAAACATCGCCTACAATATGCCTGGCGCTGTGATGCTAAAAGGTGAATTGCACCTTGAAAAATTTGAAAAGGCATTTCAGCAATTAATAGACAGACACGAAATACTCAGAACCTATTTTGAAAGCAATTCTGATGGAACTATTCGTCAAACAATCGTTCCAAAAGAAAAGATACAATTTCAGCTGAACGTATTGGATTATCAAGATCGAAAAGCGGAAGTGGCAGGATATGTAGAAGAAAACCAAAAAATACCATTCAACCTTGCCAAAGCGCCTTTATTACGAATAAGCTTGCTAAAATTGGCAGTAGACAACTATGTGTTTTCATTGGTAAAGCATCACATCATTGGCGATGGCTGGTCGATGGAAGTATTGATTTCAGAAGTCATTCACAACTACAATCAATTACTACAAAACGATCAATTCACCCCAAAAGAATTACCACTTCAATTTAAAGAATATGCCGCTTGGATGGCATCACAAAAAACAGCGGAAGCGTATCAAATAGCAGAACGTTTTTGGTTGGAACAATTTCAAGGAAACATTCCTATCTTAGAGTTGCCAAGTTTTAAAAAACGTCCAACCGTACAAACCTATCATGGAAAAACGGTCAATCATCAATTTTCCAAAGAATTCCTAGCAAAAATCAAGCAATTTTCAACAGCAAATGAAGCAACCTTATTTATGACGTTGATGGCTGGAATGAACACATTGTTGTACCGTTACACAAATCAAGAAGACCTCATCATTGGAACGCCAATTGCAGGAAGAGAACATCCCGATTTAGAAAATCAAATAGGATTATATCTAAACACCTTGGCAATTCGTACGCAACTTGACAATGATTACAATTTTAACGAACTGTTACAGCAGCAAAAGCAAATCTTGCTAAACGCTTACAAACACCAACGCTATTCATTTGATGAATTGGTGTCTAAGCTAGCTATAAAACGTGATACGTCCCGTTCCCCATTATTTGATGTCATGGTGGTATTGCAAAATCAAAATCAAATTACTTCCATAACATCCGAAACCAAAACGCTTCAAGGTCTAGACGTTGCACCTTACGCGCTAACACGAAACACGGCGCAAGTAGATATGAGTTTTACTTTTGTGGAGAAGGATGACACGCTTCACTTAGAAATAGAATACAATACAGACATTTACGATGCTTTCTTACTAACGCGTATTTTCCATCATTTTGAAAACCTATTGAATCATGCGATCAATACACCGAAAGAAAAATTAGGGAAGCTAAAATATCTTACTCAAGAAGAATCTGAGCAAATTACAACAGAATTCAATGATACGTTGGTGGAATATCCAACAGAAAAAACCATCGTACACCTGTTTGAAACGCAAGCGGAAAAAACACCTAAAAATACAGCAATTCAATTTGAAGATACGAAGCTAACTTATGCTGAATTAAACCAGAAAGCGAACCAATTAGCGGATTATCTGCGAAAAAATCACAACATTCAAGCGAATGATTTAATCGCGATAAAATTAGCGAGAAGCGAACGTCTTTTCATGGCAATTCTAGGAATTTTAAAATCTGGAGCTGCGTATGTGCCAATTGATACAAACTATCCGCAACAGCGAATTGAATATATAGAAAAAGACAGCAACGCGAAGGTAATAATTGATCCATCGTTTTTGGAAACCTTTGAAAAAGAAAGCGCAAACTACAATACAGAAAATTCAAACAACAAAGCGTTGCCAACTCACGTAGCGTATGTCATTTATACATCGGGAACTACAGGGAATCCTAAAGGTGTTATGATTTCGAATGCGAGTCTTTTAGATTATACGCTTACGTTTAAAAACTATTTTGGAGTTACTGAAAACGACCGATCTTTACAACAAGCAAGTCTTTCGTTTGATACGTCCATAGAAGAAATATTTCCAATCCTCATCAGTGGCGGAACACTCATCATGCTCAAAGAACACAGCGAATTTGATCTTTTGGCAAACATCTGTGAAGCACAACAGGTAACGATTTTAAGCACCAATCCGTATGCGCTACAATTTTTAAATCAAACCTATAAAAATTACAACTTTAGCTTTCGAATTCTCATTAGTGGCGGCGATATTTTAAAGTCTGAATATGTAGACAAACTGTATCTTGAGTATCAAGTTTTCAATACGTATGGACCGACAGAAAGTACGGTTTGTTCAACGTATTACGAAATCAAAACACTCAGCGAAACCCTTCCGATTGGGAAACCCATTGCCAATAGAAAAGTGTTGATTGTAGATGAAAACAACAACATTCAGCCAATAGGTGTAAAGGGCGAACTCTGTATTTTAGGAAAAGGCTTGTCGCTCGGATATCTGAACCGAAGCAAGTTAACGGATGAAAAATTTGTAAAAAGTATCTTGTCAGAAGATGCTAAAATGTACACATCGGGTGATGTTGCCAGATGGCTTCCTGACGGAACTATCGAATTTTTAGGAAGAAATGACGATCAAGTAAAAATCAGAGGTTATCGTATAGAACTTGGAGAAATAGAAAGTACGCTGCTTGAATTTTCAGAAGAATTTACACAAGTCATCGTTGTTGTAACAGAAATAAACGGAGAAAAAGCACTCGTAGCGTATTATGCCGCTGCTGCTGAAATTGAAAAAGAAACACTTAAAAACTTCGTATCAGAAAAGCTGCCAGACTATATGGTTCCTAGCTTTTTTGTGCAATTGGAAAGTATTCCTATAACGCTCAATGGAAAAATAGACAAAAACAAACTTCCTGCTATTTCGGAGGAAGACATCATCAAAAAACCATACATCGCTCCAAAAAATGCTACGGAAGAAGCATTGGTGTCCATTTGGAAAGCACTCTTAGAAATTGAAGTCATTGGAACACAAGATGATTTCTTTGAACTTGGCGGACACAGTTTAAAAATTACAAAGCTCAAAAACAGTATTGAACAAATCTTCAATATTTCCATGAGTTTTAGCGATTTATTTTTGAAAACTACGATTGCAGCACAAGCAAATCATATTGGAACAGCAGCAACAGAAAACCATCAAGAAATACCAAAAGTAGCAACGAAATCAAAGTACGAATTGTCTTCCGCACAACAACGTATTTGGATATTAAGTCAGTTTGAAGGCAGCAATGTTGCCTACAATATGCCAGGCGTTTTTCAACTCAAAGGTGCAATTGACGCTACCAAATTGGAACAGGCTTTTCAACAACTTTTGCAACGACACGAATCCTTGCGTACACAATTTGTGTTGGATGCTTCTGGGACGATTCAGCAACAAATTCTGTCTGTAAGCGAATGTGATTTTAAACTGATGCAGGAAACGATTGAAGCGCAAGCAAAGCAATTAGAAGCGATCAATGCATTGGTGACACATGTGTTCCATCTTGAAAAAGCACCGTTAATTCGTGCAAAATTGATCAAAACGAGGCATGAAAACTATCTCTTTGCGTTTGTAATTCATCATATTGTAAGTGATGGTTGGTCGATTGATATTCTTAAAAATGAACTGTTCCATCTGTACAATCACAAAGATGCTGCTCATCATGAATTGCCCGCATTGCGAATTCAGTACAAAGACTATGCAGTTTGGGAACGAAAACAACTCGCTTCAGACAAATTAGAAGCGTCAAAAGCATATTGGGTGCAACAATTTTCAGGCGAACTTCCTGTAATTGATTTGCCATACAAAACGCGACGTCCGCAACAAAAAACCTATTCGGGAGCGAAAAAAGAAATTGCCCTTCCCACAGCAACACTTACTGCTTTACAAGCAACATGTACGTCCCATCAAACGACTTTATTTATGGGCTTGTTGGGTATTGTAAATATCTTAATTTACAAATACACACGCCAAAACGATATCATCATTGGAACACCGATTGCAGGAAGAACGCATGCCGATTTACAACATCAAATAGGCGTGTACATCAACACGCTGCCCATACGAACGCAGATTCAAGAAACGGATTCCTTTCAAGACATCTTGGCAACCATCAAAAAAACTACATTAGAAGCCTATAAACATCAAGCATATCCATTTGATACTTTGATAGATGATTTGTCAATTGCCCGCGATTTAAGTAGAAATCCGCTATTTGATGTCATGGTGACTTTGCAAAATACAGATGAAGAAAAGCATCAACAAAACAACATCGAAAATGTTCAGGTAACACGTTTTGCCCACACAAATGCCGTTGCTGCAAAATTTGATTTGGATTTTATGTTTGAAGAAACAACAACTGGTTTAGCCGTTTCGTTAGTATACAATACAGCGCTGTTTTCAGATACCTTCATTACTGCATTCATGGAGCAATTTGTCACGCTTACGGATAGTATGCTACAAAATACAACCGAAAACATTGCTGCATTGTCCGTTTTGACACCGCAACAGGAACAAAAACTATTGGTTGCGTGGAACGATACAAAAACGGTTTTTGATGAAGAAAAAACTGTCTTAGATTACATTCAAACGCAAGTTGTAGCACATCCAGAAAATACAGCATTGCAAGATGCAATGCACAACATCTCGTATGCAGAACTTGATCAACGTTCCAATAAAATAGCTTACTATTTGGTACAAACCTTAGGAACAGTTGCACAACCTATTGGCGTGGTATTAGATCGTTCTGTACACACATTGGTATTGATCATTGGCATCTTAAAATCTGGAAAATCGTACATTCCGCTCGACGCCACATTTCCATTAGAACGATTAAAATACATCGTACAGCATAGCGAGATTAAAACTGTCATAGCCAATCAAAATTTTACGGCAATGCAGGATAAAAATATTCAGTGGCTAACTCTGGAAAACATTCTTGTTGCATGTCAAGAATCTCCT harbors:
- a CDS encoding non-ribosomal peptide synthetase; its protein translation is MNNIKQKIASDYWLKKINNSSKVHTNSMGSGMMEKSHVETGELSYFKQLTNANPIAEYTILLSVYAALLNRYFEAGNLIYSSKLGADNLNLLVDNHPVKDATIKTYLQTIKKEVQEVYKFADHANQLINNYPFEAYATYGFLYNTSAKKIATPFCLCVDKNMEGWSLTISFDPNFVSPTFAKHFVQTFQRWLTSLKTILDTKITEISIVTKAEAQQLLHDFNATELAFPTDETLIDLFEQQVKKTPNAIAVVYKEVSLTYKVLNEKVHQLAYFLINDKNVAQGDYVGIKLERNQHLLIAILAALKAGATYVPIDVTYPKDRIDYIEKDSQCKCIIDAAMYDDFLNKTSTRHTKFNIQNRSSESIAYIIYTSGTTGNPKGVMISNRNAVALIYWAKKEFALDKFDVVYAVTSHCFDLSIYELFFPLATGKKIRILKNALAIEEAISQDKKVLINTVPSSIRNLITNSTFIQNTSMINLAGEPFPVDVANALKNTAVAVRNLYGPSEDTTYSTFYKIQPKKTYQHSIPIGKPVANTQAYILDDHLQLVPIGMYGKLYLSGEGLAKGYLHKPALTAEKFIENPFVENAKMYDTGDVVKWTSDGNIEFLGRKDYQVKLRGYRIELGEIENTIRTFSENIVEAVAIVKNENLIVFYEEKAIESRAELIAFLKKKLPAYMQPNAFVRLPKIPLTPNGKTDRKQLMEFSVDFQAESEYVAPENEIQQELVRIWQETLSLQKIGIDDHFFELGGQSLLIIQIVNKIYKQLHKTISYENFAGNPTIRAISNLLTEKQFQPIAKVALQENYAVTAAQHRIWILSQLEGGNIAYNMPGAVMLKGELHLEKFEKAFQQLIDRHEILRTYFESNSDGTIRQTIVPKEKIQFQLNVLDYQDRKAEVAGYVEENQKIPFNLAKAPLLRISLLKLAVDNYVFSLVKHHIIGDGWSMEVLISEVIHNYNQLLQNDQFTPKELPLQFKEYAAWMASQKTAEAYQIAERFWLEQFQGNIPILELPSFKKRPTVQTYHGKTVNHQFSKEFLAKIKQFSTANEATLFMTLMAGMNTLLYRYTNQEDLIIGTPIAGREHPDLENQIGLYLNTLAIRTQLDNDYNFNELLQQQKQILLNAYKHQRYSFDELVSKLAIKRDTSRSPLFDVMVVLQNQNQITSITSETKTLQGLDVAPYALTRNTAQVDMSFTFVEKDDTLHLEIEYNTDIYDAFLLTRIFHHFENLLNHAINTPKEKLGKLKYLTQEESEQITTEFNDTLVEYPTEKTIVHLFETQAEKTPKNTAIQFEDTKLTYAELNQKANQLADYLRKNHNIQANDLIAIKLARSERLFMAILGILKSGAAYVPIDTNYPQQRIEYIEKDSNAKVIIDPSFLETFEKESANYNTENSNNKALPTHVAYVIYTSGTTGNPKGVMISNASLLDYTLTFKNYFGVTENDRSLQQASLSFDTSIEEIFPILISGGTLIMLKEHSEFDLLANICEAQQVTILSTNPYALQFLNQTYKNYNFSFRILISGGDILKSEYVDKLYLEYQVFNTYGPTESTVCSTYYEIKTLSETLPIGKPIANRKVLIVDENNNIQPIGVKGELCILGKGLSLGYLNRSKLTDEKFVKSILSEDAKMYTSGDVARWLPDGTIEFLGRNDDQVKIRGYRIELGEIESTLLEFSEEFTQVIVVVTEINGEKALVAYYAAAAEIEKETLKNFVSEKLPDYMVPSFFVQLESIPITLNGKIDKNKLPAISEEDIIKKPYIAPKNATEEALVSIWKALLEIEVIGTQDDFFELGGHSLKITKLKNSIEQIFNISMSFSDLFLKTTIAAQANHIGTAATENHQEIPKVATKSKYELSSAQQRIWILSQFEGSNVAYNMPGVFQLKGAIDATKLEQAFQQLLQRHESLRTQFVLDASGTIQQQILSVSECDFKLMQETIEAQAKQLEAINALVTHVFHLEKAPLIRAKLIKTRHENYLFAFVIHHIVSDGWSIDILKNELFHLYNHKDAAHHELPALRIQYKDYAVWERKQLASDKLEASKAYWVQQFSGELPVIDLPYKTRRPQQKTYSGAKKEIALPTATLTALQATCTSHQTTLFMGLLGIVNILIYKYTRQNDIIIGTPIAGRTHADLQHQIGVYINTLPIRTQIQETDSFQDILATIKKTTLEAYKHQAYPFDTLIDDLSIARDLSRNPLFDVMVTLQNTDEEKHQQNNIENVQVTRFAHTNAVAAKFDLDFMFEETTTGLAVSLVYNTALFSDTFITAFMEQFVTLTDSMLQNTTENIAALSVLTPQQEQKLLVAWNDTKTVFDEEKTVLDYIQTQVVAHPENTALQDAMHNISYAELDQRSNKIAYYLVQTLGTVAQPIGVVLDRSVHTLVLIIGILKSGKSYIPLDATFPLERLKYIVQHSEIKTVIANQNFTAMQDKNIQWLTLENILVACQESPVIQLPKVNKKDTAYIIYTSGSTGNPKGVEIAHASLANFLRSMQKTPGIAAEDTLYAVTTYAFDISILEFFVPLISGATTYIANNETLMDVEKIIEELNSTQPTIIQATPSFYQLLFNAGWEGNLALKVLCGGDALNESLAQQLVASCKEVWNMYGPTETTIWSTTKKVTKENGANSIGKPIANTQCYVLDKNLQVLPEGAQGDLYIGGKGLAVGYYKNETLTSERFIKNPFGDGRIYNTGDCVAWNPSGELSFYGRNDYQVKVRGYRIELGDIETHLNAIEAIQQAVVLVKKDNADQSILVAYYVTNNSIQLAKMKALLKEVLPAYMIPAVFVEINDFPLTPNKKVDRKALLTRNDALQSQETEYIPPQTETEKQLAALWKTLLLDENIGKTANFFDLGGHSLSAAKLVSLVQQEFSIKLTINKIFEFPDLESMADHIDNILLVQQSQNQDDVETEFENFSF
- a CDS encoding ROK family protein — its product is MELVVGIDIGGTKTKIGLVDAQGNSDFNTFFRTKEYPDFQNYLAQIVASIDELIAQLTTPYHMVGVGIGAPNASSKRGTIEHAANLPWKGSVPLVDELKKHIDLPIKLMNDASAAALGEMLFGNAKGMNDFIVITLGTGLGSGIVANGQLIEGFDGFAGELGHFDLTFGDGRLTGLGVDGGLEAYVSATGLKRTIMYMLSKHMDKSRFRAIAYNDLHGEDITKAAEEGDAIAIKAFEYTSKILGHALANFVTFTQPEAIFLLGGLTSSGKWIFDTTKQYMEKHLLKVYQGKVKLLSSGMHGKNAAILGAASLIWNEQ